A section of the Vanessa tameamea isolate UH-Manoa-2023 chromosome 29, ilVanTame1 primary haplotype, whole genome shotgun sequence genome encodes:
- the LOC113399250 gene encoding uncharacterized protein LOC113399250 isoform X2 produces the protein MLKSLYLVLLLASITKPEPASIFDFNYPNVNDIYEQPVNLMTPKKNPHTKGDVEKPTTEDPWSPYDFSKFDAYLAGLKDDSESNRVKRRAKRRRGHNRRRNKTRSSTVTPEEHESKNVSSTDVPVARRADLSDTQEGKGKKRKKNKKDKHKKYDSYEPPVKEYESSFVEMPKDLYQAHLRPGVIFRIHMSEAILKMQYRNYGEDKDESVIEADVEYLRLTRKVINDEITKFEDLKWLVGWFSNRSELIQEHMCNTRYYAVGIPPTMFTHSEEYMKRMCLFDNVYIDHIPYVVGEDGSLMAAVAPPVLHCDAATCTSVPFIDSIMFDERLSRTNVRTVTRCQASCRAHCRNDPDCLKRCSDRCLRAD, from the exons atgttaaaatcacTTTATTTG GTGCTGCTGTTGGCGTCAATAACAAAGCCGGAGCCAGCGTCTATTTTTGATTTCAATTACCCGAATGTAA ATGACATTTACGAGCAACCAGTCAATCTGATGACGCCCAAGAAAAATCCACATACGAAG GGTGACGTAGAAAAACCAACTACTGAGGACCCGTGGTCTCCATACGACTTCTCCAAGTTCGATGCTTATTTGGCTGGTCTCAAAGACGACTCTGAAAGCAATCGTGTCAAGCGAAGAGCTAAG CGTCGCCGAGGACACAACAGACGTCGTAACAAGACGCGTTCGTCTACAGTTACACCAGAAGAACACGAG TCAAAAAACGTATCAAGCACCGACGTACCGGTGGCGAGACGCGCAGACCTCTCCGACACGCAAGAGGGCAAAGGAAAGAAAcgcaagaaaaataaaaaagacaagcATAAGAAATACGATTCGTACGAACCCCCTGTTAAG GAATACGAGTCGTCGTTCGTTGAGATGCCCAAGGACTTGTACCAAGCGCACCTTCGACCGGGAGTCATCTTTCGTATCCACATGTCTGAAGCCATCCTTAAAATGCAATACCGgaa TTACGGTGAAGATAAAGATGAGTCAGTGATCGAAGCGGACGTGGAGTACCTCCGGCTGACGCGCAAGGTGATCAACGACGAGATCACCAAGTTCGAGGACCTCAAGTGGCTCGTGGGCTGGTTCAGCAACCGCTCGGAGCTGATCCAGGAACACATGTGCAACACCAGATATTACGCAGTCG GTATTCCCCCCACAATGTTCACGCACTCCGAGGAGTATATGAAGCGAATGTGCTTATTCGACAACGTGTACATCGACCACATCCCATACGTGGTGGGCGAGGACGGCTCCCTGATGGCGGCGGTGGCACCACCCGTGCTCCACTGCGACGCCGCAACGTGTACCTCCGTGCCATTCATTGACAG CATAATGTTCGACGAGCGCTTGTCCCGCACGAACGTGCGCACCGTGACGCGCTGCCAGGCGAGCTGCCGCGCGCACTGTCGCAACGACCCCGACTGCCTCAAGCGCTGCTCCGACCGCTGTTTGCGCGCCGACTGA
- the LOC113399250 gene encoding uncharacterized protein LOC113399250 isoform X1: MLKSLYLVLLLASITKPEPASIFDFNYPNIKDDIYEQPVNLMTPKKNPHTKGDVEKPTTEDPWSPYDFSKFDAYLAGLKDDSESNRVKRRAKRRRGHNRRRNKTRSSTVTPEEHESKNVSSTDVPVARRADLSDTQEGKGKKRKKNKKDKHKKYDSYEPPVKEYESSFVEMPKDLYQAHLRPGVIFRIHMSEAILKMQYRNYGEDKDESVIEADVEYLRLTRKVINDEITKFEDLKWLVGWFSNRSELIQEHMCNTRYYAVGIPPTMFTHSEEYMKRMCLFDNVYIDHIPYVVGEDGSLMAAVAPPVLHCDAATCTSVPFIDSIMFDERLSRTNVRTVTRCQASCRAHCRNDPDCLKRCSDRCLRAD; this comes from the exons atgttaaaatcacTTTATTTG GTGCTGCTGTTGGCGTCAATAACAAAGCCGGAGCCAGCGTCTATTTTTGATTTCAATTACCCGAAT ATCAAAGATGACATTTACGAGCAACCAGTCAATCTGATGACGCCCAAGAAAAATCCACATACGAAG GGTGACGTAGAAAAACCAACTACTGAGGACCCGTGGTCTCCATACGACTTCTCCAAGTTCGATGCTTATTTGGCTGGTCTCAAAGACGACTCTGAAAGCAATCGTGTCAAGCGAAGAGCTAAG CGTCGCCGAGGACACAACAGACGTCGTAACAAGACGCGTTCGTCTACAGTTACACCAGAAGAACACGAG TCAAAAAACGTATCAAGCACCGACGTACCGGTGGCGAGACGCGCAGACCTCTCCGACACGCAAGAGGGCAAAGGAAAGAAAcgcaagaaaaataaaaaagacaagcATAAGAAATACGATTCGTACGAACCCCCTGTTAAG GAATACGAGTCGTCGTTCGTTGAGATGCCCAAGGACTTGTACCAAGCGCACCTTCGACCGGGAGTCATCTTTCGTATCCACATGTCTGAAGCCATCCTTAAAATGCAATACCGgaa TTACGGTGAAGATAAAGATGAGTCAGTGATCGAAGCGGACGTGGAGTACCTCCGGCTGACGCGCAAGGTGATCAACGACGAGATCACCAAGTTCGAGGACCTCAAGTGGCTCGTGGGCTGGTTCAGCAACCGCTCGGAGCTGATCCAGGAACACATGTGCAACACCAGATATTACGCAGTCG GTATTCCCCCCACAATGTTCACGCACTCCGAGGAGTATATGAAGCGAATGTGCTTATTCGACAACGTGTACATCGACCACATCCCATACGTGGTGGGCGAGGACGGCTCCCTGATGGCGGCGGTGGCACCACCCGTGCTCCACTGCGACGCCGCAACGTGTACCTCCGTGCCATTCATTGACAG CATAATGTTCGACGAGCGCTTGTCCCGCACGAACGTGCGCACCGTGACGCGCTGCCAGGCGAGCTGCCGCGCGCACTGTCGCAACGACCCCGACTGCCTCAAGCGCTGCTCCGACCGCTGTTTGCGCGCCGACTGA